A genomic stretch from bacterium includes:
- a CDS encoding riboflavin synthase: MSLSSLSSIVFPWIERMFTGIIEEVGKIRRMLRLNQSLHIQIEAAKVLSGLKIGDSIAVNGVCLTVVTFTGSGFEADIIPETVQRTTFSHVKVGDPVNLERAMQMHDRFHGHFVQGHVDGVGKISRIIRQSDTFELQITVPSELVHYIVPKGSIAVDGVSLTVVDVTRDSFRVALIPFTREQTTLGNKTVGSFVNIETDILAKYIIKQITQIYR; this comes from the coding sequence ATGAGTTTATCGAGCTTAAGTTCTATTGTTTTTCCGTGGATTGAGCGCATGTTTACTGGAATTATTGAAGAAGTTGGTAAAATCAGGCGAATGTTGCGATTGAATCAGTCGCTCCATATCCAGATTGAAGCGGCGAAAGTTTTATCCGGTCTCAAGATTGGGGATAGTATTGCGGTGAACGGGGTCTGTTTAACGGTGGTAACCTTCACCGGCTCTGGTTTCGAAGCGGATATTATTCCGGAAACCGTTCAACGGACAACGTTTTCTCACGTTAAAGTAGGCGACCCCGTGAATTTAGAACGCGCAATGCAAATGCACGACCGATTCCATGGTCATTTTGTCCAGGGGCATGTTGATGGAGTCGGCAAGATTAGCAGAATAATTCGGCAATCGGATACATTCGAACTGCAAATTACCGTTCCTTCCGAGCTGGTACACTATATCGTTCCTAAAGGAAGCATTGCAGTTGACGGCGTGAGTTTGACGGTAGTCGATGTGACCAGAGATAGTTTTCGGGTAGCGTTAATTCCGTTTACGCGAGAACAGACTACGTTAGGAAATAAGACGGTTGGGAGTTTCGTTAATATTGAAACGGATATCTTAGCTAAATATATCATCAAACAAATTACCCAAATCTATCGATAA
- a CDS encoding glycosyltransferase family 4 protein encodes MNIGIDISCLSAPKTGVGLYTYHLIHALLSIDTNNTYHLFSAQPIDVSEFSQYRVAISCSQYPRTCATLWEQLVLPNLLQKNNIDVFHSPNYTLPFSIRIPSVVTVHDLSVFLFPKFHPWWRRVRHRLLFPSSINHATNIIAVSEQTKRDLTELFPFAADKTVTIYNGLPKCFHNPSSRNAAQEIMLPAEYILFVGTMEPRKNLELMLTAFARFKQETNLPHKLVIIGGEGWGKNHISAQLRQYKIQDDVIFTGHLEHAQLPQIYRSAAVLVFPSTYEGFGFPPLEAMACGTPVIASNVAAIPEVVGDAGILLDPTKLDLWPESIYNVIINKPLREELQAKGLARAKQFSWETTAQKTIELYQQAVTG; translated from the coding sequence ATGAATATTGGAATTGATATTTCGTGTTTATCAGCACCGAAAACCGGCGTCGGTCTCTATACTTACCATCTCATTCATGCCCTGTTATCCATCGATACCAACAATACCTATCATTTATTTTCCGCACAGCCGATTGATGTTTCGGAATTCTCGCAATATCGGGTAGCGATATCTTGCTCGCAGTATCCAAGAACATGCGCTACCCTCTGGGAACAATTGGTACTGCCAAACCTTCTGCAAAAAAACAATATTGACGTATTTCATTCACCGAATTATACGCTTCCGTTTTCTATTCGGATTCCATCAGTGGTAACCGTTCATGATTTATCAGTGTTTCTGTTTCCGAAATTTCATCCATGGTGGCGCCGAGTTCGGCATCGGTTGTTATTTCCGAGCTCAATCAACCATGCTACGAACATTATCGCTGTTTCCGAACAAACGAAACGAGATTTAACCGAACTGTTTCCTTTCGCTGCGGATAAAACCGTTACCATCTATAACGGTTTACCGAAATGCTTTCATAATCCGAGTTCTCGGAACGCAGCGCAGGAAATAATGTTACCAGCGGAATATATCCTCTTCGTAGGCACGATGGAACCGCGGAAAAATCTCGAGTTGATGTTAACCGCATTTGCGCGATTTAAACAAGAGACGAACTTGCCGCATAAATTGGTGATTATTGGCGGGGAAGGATGGGGGAAAAATCATATTTCCGCCCAGCTTCGCCAATATAAGATTCAAGATGACGTGATTTTCACTGGGCATCTGGAACATGCCCAATTACCACAAATATATCGTTCTGCGGCGGTATTAGTTTTCCCATCAACTTATGAAGGGTTTGGGTTTCCGCCGCTGGAAGCTATGGCGTGCGGAACGCCGGTAATCGCATCGAATGTCGCAGCGATTCCTGAAGTCGTCGGTGATGCTGGTATCTTGCTCGACCCTACAAAACTAGACTTATGGCCTGAATCTATTTATAATGTTATAATCAATAAACCATTACGAGAAGAATTGCAAGCAAAAGGACTTGCCCGGGCAAAACAATTCTCCTGGGAAACAACCGCACAAAAAACGATTGAACTCTATCAGCAGGCAGTAACCGGATAA
- the ribE gene encoding 6,7-dimethyl-8-ribityllumazine synthase — translation MPKVYQGKLDASGKKFAIVISRFNEFISGKLLDGALDCLTRHGADDKNIVVVWVPGSFEIPGIAMQIAKAKKYDAVICLGAVIRGATPHFDYIAAEVSKGIAQVNLTTGVPTIFGVLTTDTIEQAIERAGTKIGNKGWDAALSAIEMVQLQSALGE, via the coding sequence ATGCCAAAGGTATATCAAGGGAAACTTGATGCGAGCGGGAAAAAATTTGCGATAGTCATCAGTCGGTTCAACGAGTTTATCTCGGGAAAATTGCTAGATGGCGCACTCGATTGTTTAACCCGACACGGGGCAGATGATAAAAATATTGTGGTAGTTTGGGTACCGGGTTCATTTGAGATTCCGGGGATAGCGATGCAAATTGCAAAAGCGAAAAAATACGATGCGGTGATATGTCTCGGTGCGGTGATTCGCGGCGCGACGCCCCATTTCGATTATATCGCTGCGGAAGTTAGTAAAGGGATAGCGCAGGTAAATTTGACGACCGGAGTTCCGACCATATTCGGTGTACTAACTACCGATACCATCGAACAGGCGATTGAACGTGCGGGAACGAAAATCGGCAATAAAGGATGGGATGCGGCATTATCCGCAATCGAGATGGTACAACTCCAATCGGCATTAGGCGAATAG
- a CDS encoding bifunctional 3,4-dihydroxy-2-butanone-4-phosphate synthase/GTP cyclohydrolase II — protein MKFNTIEEAIQEIKKGKMVVVVDDEDRENEGDLVMAAEKVTPAAINFMAMHGRGLICLPIHAKRLEELQITPMVLKNTSHLETAFTVSIDAKYGITTGISAQDRAHTIRVVLDPKTKPEDLVKPGHIFPLKAQEGGVLARAGHTEAAVDLAKLAGLYPAGVICEILNEDGTMARVPQLLAFAKRHNLVIITIKDLIAYRRKTEKLVSRAVTVRFPTKFGEFKLIGYETTIDNQYHLALVKGEVAGKQNVLVRVHSECLTGDVFHSLRCDCGEQLATALEMIEREKLGVLLYMRQEGRGIGLQNKLRAYVLQEEGLDTVEANERLGFKPDLRDYGIGAQILVDLGLTTIRLITNNPRKIIGLEGYGLKVVERVPLEVGRTPINQKYLKSKKEKLGHLIT, from the coding sequence ATGAAATTTAATACCATTGAAGAAGCAATTCAAGAGATTAAAAAGGGGAAAATGGTGGTGGTTGTTGACGATGAAGACCGGGAGAATGAAGGCGATTTGGTTATGGCAGCTGAAAAGGTTACGCCAGCAGCGATAAACTTTATGGCAATGCACGGTCGCGGATTAATCTGTTTACCCATCCATGCGAAACGGTTAGAAGAATTGCAGATAACCCCGATGGTCTTGAAAAATACGAGCCATCTTGAGACTGCCTTTACCGTTTCAATCGATGCGAAATATGGGATTACCACCGGTATTTCCGCACAAGACCGTGCGCATACCATTCGGGTAGTGCTCGACCCGAAAACCAAACCGGAAGATTTAGTCAAACCGGGACATATTTTCCCATTGAAAGCGCAGGAAGGAGGAGTTCTAGCTCGAGCGGGACATACTGAAGCGGCGGTAGATTTAGCGAAATTAGCGGGCTTATATCCGGCAGGGGTAATCTGTGAAATTTTAAACGAAGATGGAACAATGGCTCGAGTGCCGCAATTATTAGCTTTCGCAAAACGACATAATTTGGTTATAATCACTATCAAAGATTTAATTGCATATCGGCGGAAAACCGAGAAATTAGTCAGTCGCGCGGTAACCGTTCGGTTCCCGACAAAATTCGGTGAATTTAAACTTATCGGATACGAAACTACCATTGATAACCAATATCATCTGGCGTTGGTTAAAGGAGAAGTTGCCGGAAAACAGAATGTTTTAGTTCGGGTACATTCAGAATGTTTAACCGGTGATGTATTCCATTCGTTACGTTGCGATTGTGGCGAGCAACTTGCGACCGCATTGGAAATGATCGAACGCGAGAAACTCGGTGTGCTGCTCTATATGCGGCAGGAAGGGCGTGGAATTGGGTTGCAGAATAAATTGCGGGCGTATGTCTTGCAGGAAGAAGGGCTCGATACCGTTGAGGCGAACGAACGGCTCGGATTTAAACCGGATTTACGAGATTATGGAATCGGAGCGCAAATTCTCGTTGATTTAGGGTTGACCACGATTCGGTTGATAACCAATAATCCACGGAAAATCATCGGATTAGAAGGGTATGGATTAAAAGTTGTTGAACGGGTTCCATTAGAAGTTGGGAGAACGCCAATCAATCAGAAATATTTAAAAAGTAAAAAGGAAAAATTAGGCCATTTGATAACGTAA
- the nusB gene encoding transcription antitermination factor NusB has protein sequence MQTRRKAREQAIQFLYQLDITDTPLNNGLSVYCEQNPDSNDKNRFMIELLTAVVQHHPEIDAMIRDTVKHWNFDRIAVVDRNILRVAIAELLYFDTIPVNVTINEAVELAKKFSTKDSGKFVNGILDTIVKSRKIHKPI, from the coding sequence ATGCAAACGCGACGGAAAGCTCGAGAACAAGCGATACAGTTTCTGTATCAATTAGATATTACCGATACACCATTGAATAATGGATTATCGGTATATTGTGAGCAGAATCCTGACTCAAACGACAAGAATCGTTTTATGATAGAATTACTTACCGCAGTTGTTCAGCATCACCCCGAAATCGATGCTATGATTCGCGATACCGTCAAACATTGGAATTTCGACCGGATAGCGGTTGTTGACCGCAACATATTGCGGGTAGCGATTGCAGAGTTGTTGTATTTTGATACTATCCCGGTGAATGTTACCATCAATGAAGCTGTTGAACTCGCGAAAAAGTTTAGTACAAAAGATTCCGGCAAGTTTGTCAATGGGATTTTAGATACGATTGTTAAATCGAGAAAGATACATAAACCGATTTAA
- the ribD gene encoding bifunctional diaminohydroxyphosphoribosylaminopyrimidine deaminase/5-amino-6-(5-phosphoribosylamino)uracil reductase RibD, whose protein sequence is MARDSEYMRLALELAKKGYGTTSPNPMVGAVLVKNGKIVGQGYHHYAGGAHAEIIALEQAGAQAKGATLYVTLEPCCHYGKTPPCTDRIIQSGITKVIVAVRDPNPLVNGKGIKQLRNAGVTVAVGIHESEAKKLNEPFFKYIRTGLPYGILKLGMSFDGKIATRTGESRWITSAVSRHDVHYLRAGVDAIIVGANTVIHDDPELTVRIPQYHGRQPKRIVVDSIARVPITARVFRVNPAETILATTRRASSNRINLFTTAGVAVWVLPRNRDGVNLRALFTRLGKEQVQSVLIEGGATLAWSCLSAGLIDKVILYLAPKLIGGQEALSAIGGKGITKLRDAFRLYEVSVTKLGEDIKIEAYMNRKTEERKNEGMEERRNRRTT, encoded by the coding sequence ATGGCTCGTGATTCAGAGTATATGCGCCTAGCGCTCGAGTTAGCGAAAAAAGGATATGGAACAACTAGCCCGAACCCGATGGTAGGCGCTGTATTAGTTAAAAATGGGAAAATCGTTGGGCAGGGATATCATCACTATGCCGGCGGTGCCCATGCGGAAATCATCGCTCTTGAACAAGCAGGCGCTCAAGCGAAAGGGGCAACTCTCTATGTTACCTTAGAACCGTGTTGTCATTATGGGAAAACGCCGCCATGTACTGATCGGATAATTCAATCGGGAATAACAAAGGTTATCGTTGCGGTTCGAGACCCGAATCCGCTGGTTAACGGGAAAGGTATCAAGCAGTTACGGAACGCTGGAGTTACAGTTGCAGTTGGGATCCATGAGTCGGAAGCGAAAAAACTGAATGAACCATTTTTTAAATATATCCGAACCGGGCTACCGTATGGTATCTTAAAACTCGGAATGAGTTTCGATGGGAAAATCGCTACTCGCACCGGAGAATCGCGTTGGATAACCAGTGCAGTTTCAAGACACGATGTCCATTATCTTCGAGCTGGGGTAGATGCGATTATCGTTGGCGCAAATACCGTGATTCATGATGACCCAGAACTCACCGTTCGTATTCCCCAGTATCATGGCCGACAACCGAAACGGATTGTGGTTGATAGTATCGCCCGAGTTCCAATAACCGCTCGGGTATTTCGTGTAAACCCAGCTGAAACCATTCTGGCAACAACGCGACGCGCGTCCTCGAATCGAATTAACCTATTTACCACCGCTGGGGTTGCCGTCTGGGTTCTGCCACGCAACCGAGATGGGGTTAATCTCCGTGCCTTATTTACTCGGTTGGGAAAAGAACAAGTTCAATCTGTGCTTATAGAAGGAGGCGCAACGCTCGCGTGGAGTTGTTTATCTGCGGGATTGATTGATAAGGTGATATTATATCTAGCGCCTAAACTAATCGGAGGACAAGAAGCATTAAGTGCGATTGGAGGAAAAGGTATTACGAAATTACGTGATGCGTTCCGATTGTATGAGGTTTCGGTAACGAAATTAGGTGAAGATATTAAAATTGAAGCGTATATGAACCGAAAAACGGAAGAACGGAAGAACGAAGGAATGGAAGAACGAAGGAACAGAAGAACAACATGA
- a CDS encoding protein kinase, producing the protein MYVVVSVLCLVLGTSCFADVIRSGWSVQCEGYISGNPAVGEISGDETLDIVCGDNRGNIYAFDGKTKQPLWKTSYPTRSIVYSSPAIADIDNSGLYDIYVTVANGRLYRLNGRTGQSVWQCSCKGEISSSPAVVDMNRDTILDIVVTTENGYLHIINGKTGTSQQTIKSTGPIYSTPCVIDLTQDQIPDIIIGAADGFVYAYNGATGTKLWSFRSRGRITGSAAVADINQDGVIEVVIGSEDNRVYCLNGNTGEMLWQFLTGGVIAGQPALYPRKNNAGYNLAVVSADNMIYFLDGESGTAIWNMPTYGISRGDPVLADVNNDKSFEVVVGCEDGKLRAYHPQSGEIIAAVALGRKPLHTPLIADVDADGVLDIVVAAGEEKRIYVAHTSTMCQTRQLILPMIGANLRRTGLKDDTYATEMNEKIAANRKRIDRLYNQAISAMNQKNWSQASTLFSSILALNPRYKPAEKGLQKISAQQHLGKTIVVLAILGIIILAASWFMFIMLVRSRALQNIREMLDQNLLDEVLAQYPGYINRRKKYKLGPALAKAFAVRERYDDLAVAVYTEEFMNPDGTMKPDLALMLAKAYAEREKYDEQAIPLYQEALRLKRNNPYFLRALGRAYRALNDYRHVVELFEKLAQQGERDPEVLMTLAQAYLELNRTDDIAMNLYAEAYPLILENQALVGKLAQLYLLQGKRDAHAVELYQRAVQWDPKCIEFYLAIARYYLYERKYQEAITNAKKVLEFSPANKTALRLLGQAYLGMADYPTAVMYLEKVYESEHTDRAYIQELATAYAHQNDLSPRAISLYQRAVADTPQVPIYHLLLAKAYVEQGELNLALEQLQAYEKLNPTDTELISALYQNLLEKYPTNPFMHQQIIPLYLKLNRIPEALHSLSILAEVDPSQLAFVIQGYTAILDKDPNNLIARLERAKLYLMAENLDAAIADFEVLLAHQPKNKDVIVQLDKLYTAKLNQDETNLELRFRYGKILFMQGEIDRAIAQFQKTLRSGYNEPESTKYLGLCFQKKGLYDLAYRQLSKLQLTDEVKESLYEIGCHYMKQRQYAKAIIVFEQIFSVDVLYKDVKDLIDKLRTMPIPSAPTSTATRIAGISTDVDATVIDPASVLETKTRYEIIQEIGRGNMGIICLARDKELDELVALKFLPDELIYDQTVIERFKQEVRSARRLAHPHIVHIYDLNEELGRRFISMEYIKGENLKDMLAKKKKFSPKEVIDIALQICAALDYAHSMKIVHRDIKPANIMLTETGQVKITDFGIATMLERAGLTQTGSMIGTPLYMSPEQTEGAQVDGRSDLYSLGVMLYELVTGSPPFSTGNISYQHVHVKPQPPKKVPESLSAIIMKCLEKDPNQRYQTAKELMNDLEKIAHDPNNSTQNNSTQKG; encoded by the coding sequence ATGTATGTAGTGGTTAGTGTTTTGTGCTTGGTACTAGGTACTTCTTGCTTTGCGGATGTGATTCGGTCTGGCTGGTCGGTTCAGTGTGAAGGATATATTAGCGGGAATCCAGCCGTTGGCGAAATTAGTGGCGATGAAACGCTCGATATTGTTTGCGGGGATAACCGAGGCAACATCTATGCGTTTGATGGAAAAACGAAACAACCGCTCTGGAAAACGTCATATCCAACCCGCAGTATCGTTTACAGTTCGCCGGCTATAGCGGATATTGATAATTCTGGTCTCTATGATATTTATGTTACCGTTGCGAATGGCAGATTGTATCGGTTGAATGGACGAACCGGTCAATCGGTTTGGCAATGTTCGTGTAAAGGTGAAATCAGTTCATCTCCGGCAGTAGTGGATATGAATCGCGATACCATCCTTGATATCGTGGTAACTACCGAAAATGGATACCTGCATATTATTAATGGTAAAACGGGAACGAGCCAGCAGACCATTAAATCTACCGGCCCGATTTATTCTACTCCCTGTGTAATAGATTTAACTCAAGACCAGATTCCGGATATTATTATCGGCGCAGCAGATGGGTTTGTGTACGCATATAACGGCGCAACGGGAACCAAATTATGGTCATTTCGTTCGCGAGGTAGAATAACTGGTTCAGCAGCGGTCGCTGATATCAATCAAGATGGAGTAATAGAGGTGGTTATCGGGAGTGAAGATAATCGGGTGTACTGTTTAAATGGGAACACCGGTGAAATGCTTTGGCAATTTTTGACCGGTGGAGTTATCGCTGGTCAACCAGCATTATATCCCCGAAAAAACAATGCGGGATATAACCTTGCGGTGGTGAGTGCGGATAACATGATATATTTTCTTGATGGAGAATCAGGAACAGCGATTTGGAATATGCCTACCTATGGGATAAGTCGGGGAGATCCTGTCCTCGCTGATGTTAATAATGATAAAAGTTTCGAAGTGGTAGTTGGCTGTGAAGATGGGAAACTTCGGGCATATCATCCGCAGTCGGGGGAAATAATCGCTGCGGTAGCGTTAGGTCGAAAACCATTACATACGCCACTTATCGCCGATGTTGATGCCGATGGTGTTCTCGATATTGTGGTTGCTGCTGGAGAAGAAAAAAGAATTTATGTTGCCCATACATCAACGATGTGTCAAACCCGGCAACTGATACTCCCGATGATTGGCGCTAATCTTCGTCGAACAGGGCTGAAAGATGATACCTATGCCACCGAAATGAACGAGAAAATCGCCGCTAATCGCAAAAGGATTGACCGACTTTACAATCAAGCGATATCCGCGATGAACCAAAAAAACTGGTCGCAGGCAAGTACGTTATTTTCTTCTATCCTTGCATTAAACCCGAGATATAAACCTGCCGAAAAAGGATTGCAAAAAATCAGCGCACAACAACATCTTGGAAAAACGATAGTTGTTCTCGCTATCCTTGGTATCATTATCCTTGCTGCAAGTTGGTTCATGTTTATAATGCTGGTGAGAAGCAGAGCGCTCCAGAACATTCGGGAGATGCTTGACCAGAATCTGCTAGATGAAGTTCTCGCTCAATATCCCGGATATATCAATCGGCGTAAAAAATATAAACTCGGTCCAGCGCTGGCAAAAGCGTTCGCTGTCCGGGAACGGTATGATGATTTAGCGGTAGCTGTTTATACCGAAGAGTTCATGAATCCGGATGGAACGATGAAGCCAGACCTTGCATTGATGCTAGCGAAAGCGTATGCGGAACGCGAGAAGTATGATGAACAAGCTATTCCATTGTATCAAGAAGCATTGCGACTTAAACGGAATAATCCATATTTTCTGCGGGCGCTAGGTCGTGCATATCGTGCCTTGAACGATTATCGTCACGTTGTCGAACTATTTGAAAAACTCGCGCAACAGGGTGAACGGGATCCAGAAGTGCTAATGACCTTGGCGCAAGCGTATCTTGAGTTGAACCGAACTGATGATATTGCCATGAACCTGTATGCGGAAGCGTATCCGTTGATTCTGGAAAATCAAGCGCTGGTAGGTAAACTTGCGCAACTCTATTTATTGCAAGGGAAGCGCGACGCCCATGCAGTAGAACTTTATCAGCGAGCGGTTCAGTGGGATCCGAAATGTATTGAATTTTATCTCGCGATTGCGCGATATTATCTTTACGAGCGTAAGTATCAGGAAGCGATAACCAATGCGAAAAAAGTGCTCGAGTTTAGTCCAGCGAACAAAACTGCACTTCGGCTTCTCGGACAAGCCTATTTAGGGATGGCAGATTATCCGACGGCGGTAATGTATCTAGAAAAAGTGTATGAATCCGAACACACCGACCGAGCGTATATTCAGGAGTTAGCGACAGCGTATGCGCATCAAAACGATTTATCACCTCGAGCGATATCGCTCTATCAGCGTGCGGTTGCGGATACACCGCAGGTACCGATATATCATCTCCTGTTAGCAAAAGCGTATGTTGAACAAGGAGAACTCAATTTAGCGTTAGAACAATTGCAAGCGTATGAAAAATTGAATCCAACCGATACCGAATTGATTTCTGCACTATATCAAAATCTCTTAGAGAAATATCCAACGAATCCGTTCATGCATCAACAGATTATTCCGTTATACTTAAAGTTGAACCGAATTCCGGAAGCGCTGCATTCATTGAGTATATTAGCGGAAGTTGACCCCAGTCAACTTGCCTTTGTTATCCAAGGTTATACCGCAATATTAGATAAAGACCCCAATAATCTGATTGCACGTTTAGAGCGTGCGAAACTATATCTGATGGCAGAAAACCTCGATGCAGCAATAGCCGATTTTGAAGTACTCCTTGCACACCAGCCGAAAAATAAAGACGTTATCGTTCAGTTAGATAAACTATATACCGCTAAACTCAATCAGGATGAAACGAATCTAGAACTTCGGTTTCGATACGGTAAGATACTCTTTATGCAAGGAGAAATTGACCGAGCTATTGCTCAGTTCCAGAAAACATTACGCAGCGGATATAACGAGCCTGAATCAACCAAATATCTCGGATTATGTTTCCAGAAAAAAGGGTTGTATGATTTAGCGTATCGGCAATTGAGTAAACTCCAGCTTACCGATGAAGTGAAAGAGAGTCTCTATGAAATCGGGTGTCATTATATGAAACAGCGGCAGTATGCGAAAGCGATAATCGTTTTTGAACAGATTTTTTCCGTTGATGTGCTTTATAAAGATGTTAAGGATTTGATTGATAAACTGCGAACGATGCCGATACCTTCCGCGCCGACTTCAACTGCGACTAGAATAGCAGGGATATCTACCGATGTTGACGCGACGGTTATCGACCCGGCATCGGTGTTAGAAACGAAAACTCGCTATGAGATTATCCAAGAAATCGGGCGTGGAAATATGGGAATTATTTGCCTTGCACGGGATAAAGAGTTAGATGAACTTGTTGCCTTAAAATTTTTACCGGATGAACTGATTTATGACCAGACGGTTATCGAACGGTTCAAACAGGAAGTTCGGTCAGCGCGACGGTTAGCGCATCCGCATATTGTCCATATTTATGATTTGAACGAGGAACTCGGTCGTCGGTTCATTTCGATGGAATATATTAAAGGGGAAAATCTTAAAGATATGTTAGCGAAGAAAAAGAAGTTTTCTCCGAAAGAGGTTATCGACATAGCACTGCAGATCTGTGCTGCGCTTGATTATGCGCATTCAATGAAAATTGTCCATCGGGATATTAAACCTGCAAATATTATGTTGACCGAAACCGGTCAGGTTAAAATAACCGATTTCGGAATAGCAACGATGCTCGAACGTGCTGGATTAACCCAGACCGGCTCGATGATTGGCACCCCGTTGTATATGTCGCCGGAACAGACGGAAGGAGCGCAGGTTGATGGTCGGTCAGATTTATATTCGCTCGGCGTTATGCTCTATGAACTCGTTACCGGTTCGCCGCCATTTTCAACGGGAAATATCAGTTATCAGCATGTCCATGTTAAACCGCAACCGCCGAAAAAAGTGCCGGAATCGTTATCCGCAATTATTATGAAATGTCTGGAAAAAGACCCGAACCAGCGGTATCAGACGGCAAAAGAATTAATGAATGATTTGGAGAAAATCGCCCATGACCCGAATAATTCAACACAAAATAATTCAACACAAAAGGGATAA
- a CDS encoding glycosyltransferase, with product MKIALIHDWLNGMRGGEKVLEIFCELYPTATIYTLLYEPEKVSETIRNMRVISSGVLPRLPFGRAKYRQYLPLFPTLIEQFDLREYDLIISTSHCVAKGIIPGPQSTHICYCFTPMRYIWDLYHDYFSGEQHSWLWNLFIPPVIHYLRLWDRLSSDRVDYFIADSQHVANKIKKYYRREATVIYPPVDTSFYQPTQSNPEEDYYLVVSAFVPYKRIELAIQAFNRNGKRLKLAGNGPELKRLHRIATSAQIEFLGWVDDQTLRTLYSGCRALIFPGVEDFGITPLEAMSCGRPVIAYRKGGVVESVIDTVTGIFFDEPTPEAINHAITRFEQTTFSSEQIRQHALKFDKQRFIDQIERYIETIMSKMNN from the coding sequence ATGAAAATTGCATTAATCCATGACTGGCTAAACGGAATGCGTGGTGGAGAAAAAGTCCTAGAAATATTCTGCGAACTTTATCCGACAGCGACTATTTATACGCTACTCTATGAACCGGAAAAAGTAAGCGAAACTATTCGAAATATGCGGGTTATCAGTTCAGGCGTATTACCTCGTCTCCCGTTCGGTCGTGCCAAATATCGACAATATCTTCCGCTATTTCCAACCCTAATCGAACAGTTCGATTTGCGTGAGTATGATTTAATTATCAGCACCAGCCATTGTGTGGCAAAAGGGATAATTCCAGGACCGCAATCGACCCATATCTGCTATTGTTTCACGCCGATGCGATATATCTGGGATTTATACCATGATTATTTCTCCGGCGAACAGCATAGCTGGTTATGGAATCTCTTCATTCCACCGGTGATTCATTATTTGCGGCTCTGGGATCGATTAAGCAGCGACCGAGTTGATTATTTCATTGCTGATTCCCAGCATGTAGCGAATAAAATCAAAAAATACTATCGACGTGAGGCTACCGTAATCTATCCACCGGTCGATACGTCGTTTTATCAGCCAACCCAATCTAACCCGGAAGAAGATTATTATTTAGTGGTATCTGCGTTTGTTCCCTATAAACGAATCGAATTAGCAATTCAAGCGTTTAATCGGAATGGTAAACGGTTAAAACTCGCGGGAAATGGTCCGGAATTGAAAAGATTACACCGCATCGCGACCTCGGCGCAAATCGAGTTTCTCGGCTGGGTTGATGACCAAACGTTACGTACCCTCTATTCCGGATGCCGAGCGTTAATTTTTCCCGGTGTTGAAGATTTTGGGATTACTCCGTTAGAAGCGATGAGTTGCGGTCGGCCAGTGATAGCGTATCGGAAAGGTGGCGTGGTAGAATCGGTGATTGATACAGTTACCGGAATCTTTTTTGATGAACCAACGCCGGAAGCGATTAACCATGCGATCACTCGGTTCGAACAGACCACTTTTTCTTCTGAACAAATCCGTCAACATGCATTGAAATTCGATAAGCAGCGGTTTATCGACCAAATCGAGAGATATATCGAAACGATCATGTCTAAGATGAACAATTAA